In bacterium, the genomic stretch GGAGGCCGCGCGTGCGCGGATCGACGTCCGCGTGCGCCGTGAGGAAGAAGATCGGATTCGCATCGGGAAACGCTTCCACGATCCGGGCGCCCGCCGCCCACGGCCAATCTGCGGACCAGGCCAGGTTGTCATGGCCAAGCACGGTTGGATGGCAACCGTGCAGGTAGGCAATGGCCACGGGTTCGCCGGTCGCGAGATCCTCCACCCGCAGCACCCGGAGCTGATCATCCAACGGCCCATCCTGTACGCGCCGGTTGCGACCGATGCGCACGCGACCGAAGCCAACTCCCAGCTGCGCCGGCCGGGCGCCGTGCACGGCTTCGACACCCGCGCGAACGGCGGCGGAGAGGAGCTCTTTCACATGGGGCGGCGGCTCCACTCCACCCAGGAGCGCCGCCAGGCCCGTATCCGGGCCGGAATGCGTGTGAATACACGTCACGACGACATTCTCGGAAGGCAGGCCCGTCTGCTCGGCAATCTGCATCGCCACCTGCTGTGCCTGGCTCGGCGCGATGAGGCAGACCTCGAGCGAAACCAGCAGCACACTGGCCTCCGCCGACAAGAAGAGGCCGCGTGCGTGCAGGGGATCGTGGAGCTCGCGGGCCGTCCCCTGCCGTGCGCCGTAGCCCATCATTTCCGTCCCGATCTCCAGCGGAAGAGGGATGCTGCTCGTACCGGCTCTCACGCGTCACTCCACATCGGATGGGATGGAGCATACCGGCGGCTAGGCTCCGGCGGAGGGGGAAGGATGGAGAAAGGACCGCCGGGAAACGTCGAGTACCAACCCGTCGGTTCGGAGTACTTCGCCGAACGCGGCCTCCGCCGCCATGCCGGTGTGGCCTCACTCTGGGCACTCGGTGTCGGCGCCGTCATCTCTGGCGATTTCTTTGGCTGGAACTTCGGTCTGGCGGCGGGTGGCTTCGGCGGGCTCCTCATCGCGACGATCATCATCACGGCGATGTACGTCGGGCTCTGTTTCAGCATCGCAGAGATGTCACCGAGCTTGCCGCATACCGGTGGTGCCTACTCCTTCGCCCGCTCGGCCATGGGGCCCTGGGGGGCCTTCATCACGGGCATGGCCGAGAACATGGAGTACGTGTTGACGCCCGCTGTGATCGTGGTCGCGATCGGCAGCTACCTTGGCGCCATCTTCGGAACAGCCGAGGCATGGGAGCCGCTCTGGTGGGCGGGGGCCTACGCGGTATTCGTGGGGCTGAACGTCGCCGGCGTGGAGACGACCTTCCGCTTCACCATCGCCATCACGGCTCTGGCCCTTGGCGTCCTCGTCATCTTCTATATCGCAGCCGTTCCTCAACTCGACCTCGCGCGCTTCGCCTTCGACGTAGAGCCGGCGGCGGGGGGCAGCACCTTCCTTCCGTTCGGCTGGAAGGGAGTGCTGGCGTGCCTGCCCTTTGCCATCTGGTTCTACCTCGCGATCGAGGAATTGCCCCTCGCGGCGGAGGAAAGCCACGACCCCAAGAGGGACATGCCCCGAAGCATCCTCCTCGGCCTGCTCACTCTCGTCGTCTGCGCGTTCGCGACGCTCATTCTATCCGCGGGCATTGCCCCCGGTGCGGCAGCGCTCGGCGCCTCGGAGGAACCGCTCTTCGACAGCCTCCGCACGGTCTTTGGCGCAGGGCTGGGAACGCGCCTGCTGGCACTCGTCGCTGTGGCCGGCCTGGTCGCGAGCTTCCACACCATCATCTTCGCGTATGGCCGACAGGTCTTCTCACTCTCCCGAGCCGGCTATTTCCCGCGTTGGCTCTCGGTCACCCATGCGACCCGTGAGACGCCACACCGCGCACTCATCGCGGGGGCCCTGCTCGGCTACGGCGTCGCTCTCACGATCCACCTGCTCGGGCCAGAACATCCGGTGGGCGCCGTGCTGTTGAACATGGCGGTCTTCGGTGCCGTCATCTCCTACGTCCTTCAAATGGCATCCTACGTATTGCTCCGTATTCGCCTGCCGGATATCGAGCGTCCCTACCGGAGCCCCTTCGGCATTCCCGGCGCGTTGTTTGCCGGGGCGGTCGCCACCATCACATTGGTTGCGTTGTTCGTGGTCGACGAGGTGTATCAGAAGGTCGTCGTGGGCGCGGCGATCTGGTACGCCCTGGGCTTGCTCTACTTCGGCCTGCACGCACGACACCACCTGGTGTATTCCCCCGAAGAGGCCTTCGCCGCCCGAGCCAGGGGCGAGGTCATTCAGAACCCGGAGGTCCGATCATGAAAACCGAACGAGCCGTTCTCACGCGTTGGCTACTCCTGATCGTGATCACACTCGGGCTTGCGGCGGAAGCTCAGGCGGATCGCGTCGTGGAAGTCATTCGACCGTCGCATCGGCTGGCAGAAGAGCTGGTACCGCTGGCCCAGACGGTAATGGGTGAAGACGGCACAGCGACCCATGACCGAGGCACGAACAGTCTCGTCCTGGTGGGAAGCCGAGAGGCCGTCGAACGCGCCAAGGCTCTGATACAGGCCCAGGACCAGCGACAGAGGAGCGTCACGCTCTACTGGAGCGCGCGAGACCAGGCGGAGCTCGCTGCGGCGGGGGTCCGGGTCGATTGGACGGTGGGCGGCGGCTCGGTGCGCATCGGCAACGTCCTCTTCCCTGACAATCGCGTGGAGGTCTCCGCCGAGGCTCTGCGCACCGAGCGAGAGCGGCGGCTCGAGAGCAGCCTACGCATTCTCGACGGCGAAACCGGGCGCATCGGTGCCGGCCACACGGTGCCCGTGACGGTGCGGGATCGTTACGGTCGCGCCGCCACGGATTTCGTGACGGGCGAGCAGGGATTCGAGGCCACTCCGCGAATCCTCGGGAATGGAAACGTGCGAGTCGAACTCGTGCCCACCGATGCCCGGGTGGACCGCGCGGGCAACGTGGCCTTTGCAGGCGGCACGACGATCGTCGAGCTTCAGCCCGGAAAGACGATGGCCGTAGGCGGGATCGACCAACGCATGGATGAGGGTCAACGTGGCAGCCGGGTGCTCTCGACGAATCAGCGAAGCGAGGAGCGGGTGTTCCTGCTCCGGGCCGAGGTCGACTGAGAGGCACGCCGCCCATCCGGGGAAGCGGTTCTACTCTTCCTTGCGGCGCTCCACCTCGATCTCCAGCTGCTTGCGCTGCTCGTCCCGGAACGCCTCGATCTCCATGTCCATGCGCCGGATCTCGAGCTCCTTGTTCTGTTTGCGGATGCGATCGAGCTCCGCCATCGCATCGCGATCGGGCAAGGTGGCACGGGCGAACTGGAGGTCGAACTCCACCGAGCCCCTCGTGCCATCGGTTGCGAGGGCAGTGACACGCACACGGTTCGTCCCCTCCGCGACGGGAACGAAGCCGGTGAAGCCGCCGTCGGGCGAAAGCCGCACATCCGAAGAAAAATCTCCCGTCGTCAGATTGGTGAAGACGATGTCTTCGACGTTCGCGAAAGTGATGCCCTGAAGGAGCGTCACGATCTGGCCTGGCCGCTGCACCGGGGTGTAGGTTCCCAGGGAAACGCGAGAGATCTCGGTCATCACCTTCGGATAGCGGAGCGCCGCCGGCCCGAGTGCGTAGGCGTTGATCGAAATCCCCGCCCGGTGGGCCAGCTCGGCGGCACGGATCGCGGCTTCCTTGTCGCCATCGTCGGTGACGTTTCCACGGCCGACCGGCAATGAGGGCGAGCCGTCGGAGAGAAACAGCATGACGCGCCGAACGTTCTCGCGGGGCTTGCTGGTTGCCCCCGACAAACCTGCCAGCTCTCGGATCCCGATGCGGATACCGGCAGCGAAATTGGTCGCACCGTGGGCGCCACGGGCGAGCACGGCACCGAGAGCGTTCCCTACCGCCTGGAAATCCGCGGTGAGCGGCACCTCCAGCCTGGCATCTTCCTGATCGAGCCGTTTGCGACGACCCGTGATCGGATCGACCTCCCCCGAGAAGCTCACCACGCCCACACGCACGCGATCCGGATCCAGGCTCTCCAGCAGCGCGCGCGCCGCCTGGACCTGCGCGGCGAGGATCGTGTCTCCGGGGTCCGTGCTTCGCACGTTCGGGTCGTAGCTGCCGGGAGGAAGCAGCTCGTTGTGCGGATTCACGCCGACGATCCCATCCCGATCCACATCCAGCCCGCTGGCCGTTTTGGTCGAGGCGGAAACATCGATCGCGACGATCACGTCGAAATGCTCCGGGCGCTCGCCCGCGGCCGCCGCCCGCCCGGTGAGCTGGGCCTGATGGACGTGTCCCTCGACCGTCACTCCCGGCGCCGGTGATTCGACGAGCACCCGTACCGCGTTCTCGGCCAGACCGGGCGCGGCAAAAGCCCCGAGCAGGAGAAGCAGAACGGCGCATGTGGAACGGGTCCAGGCCTGGCGGGTCATCTCACCTCGTAGGGATCGTCGTACCGGTCGGCGTCTCGCGGCGCGTAAGAGTCACCGCCCGTGTCAGAATCCGAGGGCTCGGACGACTCATAGGGATCGTAACGGTCATCGCCGGCCGGGGTGTAGCCCTCGTTCGCCTCTCGCTGCTCCCGGTCCCGTTCCCGAAGCTCTCGGCTCGGCCGGATCTCGATCTCCACCCGGCGATTCTTCTGGCGGCCGACCCGGGTCTCATTCGTGGCCAGCGGCATCGCCTCACCGAAGCCGATCGCGGTCACACGCGAAGGCGAAACTCCCTTGGCGATCAGGTAGCGGCGCACCGCGTCGGCCCGATCCTCGCTGAGACTGAGGTTCGAATCCCGGTTCCCGGTCGAATCCGTGTGGCCCTTCACAACCACTTCCGTGTCCGGGTAGCGGAGCAGGGAATCGACCAGCCGGTCCAGGCGGCTGTAGGCACCCGGATACAGCGCGTGGGAGCCGGTATCGAACATCACGTCGTTGGGGAACGCCACGAACAACCGATCCTCGCGGCGCTCGACCTGGGCATCCGGAATTGCGTCGATCTCCTCGGCCTGGCGGTCGAGGGTGTGCCCGATCAAGCCGCCCGCCAGCCCGCCTACGGCGGCACCGATCAACGCGCCGCGACCGCGCTTGTGGTCGTCGACGGCGGCGCCGGTGGCGGCGCCTACGATGGCCCCGGCGATGGCGCCCTGGGTCGATTTCTTGTCCAGGCCCGTGCCGGTCGTGGTCTGACAAGCGAGAACGGGCAGGCTCACGACCAGCAGGAGAGCGAGCCAGAGCGAAACAGGGCGGTAGGGGCGTGACATGGGGTCCTCCGGGTGCGCCAACATAGGATGTGCACCAGGCCATGGGCATTCAAACCCCGGGGAAAAAATACCTTCCCCTCGGGGGAATTCTCCCTTGAACGGAAAGAAAGCTGCTCGCCCATTGACACTTCTGGTGCCTTCTCACCACTTCACCTATGGATGCCCCAACCCTGGCGGGGCTTCTCAAAGGTGGGAAGGCAGGGTTCCTCCGGGGGCCCTGCCTTCTACCACTCGATGCACTCTGTCGAGCTCACCCCCGCGGTCCCGCGGAGACTCCCATGGCAGGCCATGCGAGGGTGCTCGGTGCAACCCTGCTCGGCATCGAAGGG encodes the following:
- a CDS encoding OmpA family protein; this translates as MSRPYRPVSLWLALLLVVSLPVLACQTTTGTGLDKKSTQGAIAGAIVGAATGAAVDDHKRGRGALIGAAVGGLAGGLIGHTLDRQAEEIDAIPDAQVERREDRLFVAFPNDVMFDTGSHALYPGAYSRLDRLVDSLLRYPDTEVVVKGHTDSTGNRDSNLSLSEDRADAVRRYLIAKGVSPSRVTAIGFGEAMPLATNETRVGRQKNRRVEIEIRPSRELRERDREQREANEGYTPAGDDRYDPYESSEPSDSDTGGDSYAPRDADRYDDPYEVR
- the eat gene encoding ethanolamine permease — encoded protein: MEKGPPGNVEYQPVGSEYFAERGLRRHAGVASLWALGVGAVISGDFFGWNFGLAAGGFGGLLIATIIITAMYVGLCFSIAEMSPSLPHTGGAYSFARSAMGPWGAFITGMAENMEYVLTPAVIVVAIGSYLGAIFGTAEAWEPLWWAGAYAVFVGLNVAGVETTFRFTIAITALALGVLVIFYIAAVPQLDLARFAFDVEPAAGGSTFLPFGWKGVLACLPFAIWFYLAIEELPLAAEESHDPKRDMPRSILLGLLTLVVCAFATLILSAGIAPGAAALGASEEPLFDSLRTVFGAGLGTRLLALVAVAGLVASFHTIIFAYGRQVFSLSRAGYFPRWLSVTHATRETPHRALIAGALLGYGVALTIHLLGPEHPVGAVLLNMAVFGAVISYVLQMASYVLLRIRLPDIERPYRSPFGIPGALFAGAVATITLVALFVVDEVYQKVVVGAAIWYALGLLYFGLHARHHLVYSPEEAFAARARGEVIQNPEVRS
- a CDS encoding VWA domain-containing protein, whose amino-acid sequence is MTRQAWTRSTCAVLLLLLGAFAAPGLAENAVRVLVESPAPGVTVEGHVHQAQLTGRAAAAGERPEHFDVIVAIDVSASTKTASGLDVDRDGIVGVNPHNELLPPGSYDPNVRSTDPGDTILAAQVQAARALLESLDPDRVRVGVVSFSGEVDPITGRRKRLDQEDARLEVPLTADFQAVGNALGAVLARGAHGATNFAAGIRIGIRELAGLSGATSKPRENVRRVMLFLSDGSPSLPVGRGNVTDDGDKEAAIRAAELAHRAGISINAYALGPAALRYPKVMTEISRVSLGTYTPVQRPGQIVTLLQGITFANVEDIVFTNLTTGDFSSDVRLSPDGGFTGFVPVAEGTNRVRVTALATDGTRGSVEFDLQFARATLPDRDAMAELDRIRKQNKELEIRRMDMEIEAFRDEQRKQLEIEVERRKEE